One window of the Solanum stenotomum isolate F172 chromosome 11, ASM1918654v1, whole genome shotgun sequence genome contains the following:
- the LOC125844876 gene encoding acyl-CoA--sterol O-acyltransferase 1-like: MEGNIKDVIKYWIEGEIESFIKVWLLIYVSVCYCYLSSKILPKGLFRLFSFLPVIFFFLYVPLKINSVHLCGNTGFFISWLCNFKLILLAFDQGPLSDSSLSIIKFVFLACLPIKIQQKSQLYVENEVNRDNFHQNNHFQETPSLNSSEKKDFAKNDHFQETQFPNSDDKIENNPFQDGYFYETPSKKLVENGSIVQNGKEFAQSGHFQKSPIPSFANSNEGQKLNYGIKTLLFALIIRVYDYSDYIHPYIIVVIYCFHIYLSLDIILAIVSGLARGLLGLQLEPQFNEPYLSTSLQDFWGQRWNLIVTRILRPTIYKPVLSLSANILGRKWAPIPAVMATFAVSGLMHELIFYYLGRAKPTWEITWFFLLHGVCLNVEIYAKKVINGRFKLPRIIGTILTIGFVMITGFWLFFPQLLRCNSDVRAFAEYEAIGAFFKDVTRAVNSTFSR; this comes from the coding sequence ATGGAGGGAAATATCAAGGATGTTATCAAATATTGGATAGAAGGAGAAATTGAAAGTTTTATTAAGGTATGGttattaatttatgtatcaGTTTGTTATTGCTATTTATCATCTAAAATTCTTCCAAAAGGTTTATTTAggctcttttcttttttacctgtgatattttttttcctgtATGTTCCACTTAAAATTAATTCTGTTCATCTTTGTGGTAACACTGGTTTTTTCATTTCTTGGCTTTgtaattttaaacttattttactTGCTTTTGACCAAGGTCCACTTTCTGATTCTTCACTTTCTattattaaatttgtatttcTTGCTTGTTTACCTATCAAGATTCAACAAAAATCTCAACTTTATGTGGAAAATGAGGTTAATAGAgataattttcatcaaaataatcATTTTCAAGAAACCCCATCTCTAAATTCATCTGAAAAAAAGGATTTTGCAAAAAATGACCATTTTCAAGAAACTCAATTTCCAAATTCagatgataaaattgaaaaCAACCCTTTTCAAGATGGATACTTTTATGAAACCCCATCTAAAAAGTTAGTTGAAAATGGTTCTATTGTGCAAAATGGAAAGGAGTTTGCACAAAGTGGCCATTTTCAAAAAAGTCCAATTCCCTCTTTTGCAAACTCCAACGAAGGCCAAAAGTTAAATTATGGCATAAAGACACTTCTTTTTGCTTTAATTATTAGAGTTTATGACTATAGTGATTATATACATCCCTATATCATTGTGGTCATCTATTGCTTCCACATTTACCTTAGCTTAGATATTATTCTAGCTATTGTTTCGGGCTTGGCCCGTGGGCTTCTCGGGCTTCAGCTCGAACCACAGTTCAACGAACCGTATTTATCAACTTCACTACAAGATTTTTGGGGCCAGCGTTGGAATCTCATCGTCACTCGTATCCTTAGGCCCACTATTTACAAGCCCGTGCTAAGCCTATCCGCGAACATTTTGGGCCGGAAGTGGGCCCCAATTCCCGCGGTGATGGCTACATTTGCTGTTTCGGGCCTAATGCATGAGCTGATATTTTACTATTTGGGCCGGGCTAAGCCCACTTGGGAGATCACTTGGTTCTTTTTGCTACATGGGGTGTGTTTAAACGTCGAGATTTATGCTAAGAAGGTGATCAACGGTAGATTTAAGCTACCACGGATTATCGGGACAATCTTGACCATTGGATTCGTTATGATCACGGGTTTCTGGCTGTTTTTTCCACAATT
- the LOC125844883 gene encoding rho GDP-dissociation inhibitor 1-like, protein MSLAVRVAENSKNMGFDDNKVEGKAGSAAISEGNKGIVADFDPEIESDGGPVDGNRVNRQMSESSIYTTDHEEDDDEANNKIELGPQCTLKETFEKDKDDESLRRWKEQLLGSVDINAVGESLDPEVKILSLAIKSPGRSDIVLLIPEDGNPKSPWFALKEGSKYSLKFTFQINNNIVTGLKYTNAVWKTGIKVDSTKQMIGAFSPQLEPYTHEMPEETTPSGIFARGSYSARTKFLDDDNKCYLEINYTFEIKREWQEK, encoded by the exons atgtcCTTGGCTGTTAGAGTTGCTGAAAACAGCAAGAACATGGGTTTTGATGATAATAAGGTAGAAGGTAAAGCAGGGTCAGCAGCAATTTCTGAAGGTAATAAGGGAATTGTGGCTGATTTTGACCCTGAGATTGAGAGTGATGGTGGTCCTGTTGATGGCAATAGGGTTAATAGGCAAATGAGTGAAAGTTCTATTTATACTACTGATCATGAAGAGGATGATGATGAAGCTAATAACAAGATTGAGTTAGGTCCTCAATGCACACTCAAAGAAACATTTGAAAAGGATAAG GATGATGAGAGTTTGAGAAGGTGGAAGGAGCAGCTCCTTGGAAGTGTGGATATCAATGCTGTTGGAG AATCCTTGGATCCGGAAGTGAAGATCTTGAGCCTTGCAATTAAGTCGCCCGGTAGATCTGATATTGTTCTCCTTATCCCTGAGGACGGAAATCCCAAGAGCCCATGGTTTGCTCTGAAAGAAGGGAGCAAATACAGCCTAAAATTTACGTTCCAGATCAACAATAATATAGTAACAGGTCTTAAATACACAAATGCAGTTTGGAAAACCGGTATCAAAG TTGACAGCACAAAACAGATGATTGGGGCGTTTAGTCCTCAACTAGAGCCTTATACACATGAAATGCCAGAAGAAACCACCCCTTCTGGCATTTTCGCAAGAGGATCTTACTCGGCAAGGACAAAA TTCCTTGATGACGATAACAAGTGCTATTTGGAGATCAACTATACATTCGAAATCAAGAGAGAGTGGCAGGAAAAATGA
- the LOC125844887 gene encoding uncharacterized protein LOC125844887, protein MAMAQVLSLQVSTPAPPHHHRATSSLTRPALLTAPSPTAEKSFRSLQHKLQCNGRFFCLFSDNRKQDEARKALESALGGKKTEFEKWDKEIKRREEAGGGDNSGGGGWFNWRRWFGGSDDGHFWQEAQQATLAILGIIVMYLIVTKGDVMLAVIFNPLLFTLRGARNGFTFVTSQIMRKVYPASQDSFGTISPEEVPSRVSAKETVARKWGSD, encoded by the exons ATGGCTATGGCGCAGGTGCTGAGCCTACAAGTTTCAACCCCAGCACCACCGCACCACCACCGCGCCACCTCATCTTTGACCCGGCCGGCGCTGCTAACTGCTCCTTCCCCCACCGCCGAAAAGAGTTTCCGTTCCTTACAACACAAGCTCCAGTGCAATGGCAGATTTTTTTGCCTCTTCTCTGATAATCGCAAACAG GACGAGGCTAGAAAAGCTCTAGAAAGTGCTTTGGGAGGAAAGAAAACTGAGTTTGAGAAATGGGATAAAGAAATTAAACGAAGGGAGGAAGCAGGTGGAGGAGACAATTCAGGCGGAGGCGGTTGGTTTAATTGGCGTAGATGGTTTGGTGGTTCGGACGATGGCCATTTTTGGCAGGAAGCCCAACAAGCAACCCTTGCTATCTTGGGTATTATTGTCATG TACTTGATAGTTACAAAAGGAGATGTGATGCTTGCTGTGATATTCAACCCTCTGCTGTTCACTCTACGCGGAGCAAGGAACGGGTTTACCTTTGTAACATCACAGATTATGAGAAAAGTATATCCTGCTAGCCAAGACAGCTTTGGTACCATATCTCCGGAAGAAGTTCCTTCTCGTGTTTCTGCCAAAGAGACCGTAGCACGAAAATGGGGAAGCGATTAA